Proteins encoded together in one Pseudomonas sp. TCU-HL1 window:
- a CDS encoding DUF2933 domain-containing protein has product MNHHSDDHSSPPSFWSSRYAIGLVVIGGVAVYFLLTEHLAHVVGALPFLLLLACPLMHVFMHRGHGSHHHQGQSNSAPSAKPDTREPGDPL; this is encoded by the coding sequence ATGAACCATCATTCCGATGATCACAGCTCGCCACCCAGCTTCTGGAGTTCACGTTACGCAATCGGCCTGGTGGTGATAGGTGGAGTCGCCGTCTATTTTCTGCTGACAGAGCACCTGGCCCATGTTGTCGGCGCCCTACCGTTTCTGCTGTTGCTCGCCTGCCCGCTGATGCATGTTTTCATGCACCGCGGGCACGGTAGCCACCATCACCAAGGTCAGAGCAACTCTGCCCCTTCCGCGAAGCCCGATACCCGTGAACCGGGAGATCCCTTATGA
- a CDS encoding cyanophycinase, translating to MRLSQLCRYACLLVVLLPGMGQAAGALLLVGGGLKDDNAAIYQRLIQLAGGSGQAKIGVITAASIPESQDPDAGTASAANSRANGEHYANLLRSYGAADAQWIPIDLDRIANNSNPQVLAQINGMTGFLFGGGDQSRLVQTLQNVNRGDTPALAAIRNRHAAGAVLAGTSAGTAIMVAGPMVTGGESYEALRYGPYTTPSGDDLSYDPSGGFGFFNYGLLDTHFSERGRQGRIVRLADYTGVPFAFGVDENTGLLVQDNPSLGQVEMEVIGTGGVFVFDLRNAELGGGSSWALYDVLASYLTSGDLYRPQSGQFIIASSKTSLRNREQYSSAMSATGDIFSSPNNSGANGRRKPREFVLISTDLFNSRATSTLGRTYELNPRYRVDLVKSTQFDSHGYKGTLGGQAMISYLRVLMDLRPN from the coding sequence ATGAGACTGAGCCAGCTTTGCCGCTACGCATGCCTGCTTGTTGTTCTGCTTCCCGGAATGGGTCAAGCCGCTGGTGCGCTGCTCCTGGTGGGCGGTGGACTGAAAGATGACAACGCCGCGATTTACCAGCGCTTGATTCAACTGGCAGGCGGCAGCGGTCAGGCCAAGATTGGTGTGATTACCGCCGCGTCGATTCCTGAAAGCCAGGACCCGGATGCAGGCACCGCGAGCGCGGCCAACTCTCGGGCCAACGGCGAGCACTACGCCAACCTGCTGCGCAGCTACGGCGCTGCGGACGCCCAATGGATCCCGATCGATCTGGACCGTATCGCCAACAACAGCAACCCGCAGGTGCTAGCACAAATCAATGGCATGACTGGCTTCTTGTTCGGGGGAGGGGATCAGTCGCGACTGGTTCAGACGTTGCAGAACGTCAACCGGGGCGACACCCCGGCGTTGGCAGCGATCCGCAACAGGCATGCCGCCGGTGCCGTGCTGGCGGGGACCAGCGCCGGGACGGCGATCATGGTTGCAGGCCCGATGGTGACTGGTGGCGAAAGCTACGAAGCGCTGCGCTACGGACCTTACACGACACCGTCCGGCGATGACCTGTCGTACGACCCGAGCGGTGGCTTTGGCTTCTTCAACTATGGCCTTCTCGATACCCACTTCAGCGAGCGTGGACGCCAGGGACGCATTGTGCGTTTGGCCGACTACACCGGCGTTCCTTTTGCGTTTGGCGTCGATGAAAACACTGGGTTGCTGGTGCAGGACAACCCCAGTCTGGGGCAAGTGGAAATGGAGGTGATTGGCACGGGGGGCGTGTTTGTTTTCGACCTGCGCAATGCCGAACTCGGTGGCGGAAGCAGCTGGGCGCTCTACGACGTGCTGGCCAGCTACCTGACCAGCGGTGACCTGTACCGGCCCCAGAGCGGGCAGTTCATCATCGCCAGCAGCAAGACCAGCTTGCGCAATCGCGAGCAGTACAGCAGCGCGATGAGCGCCACGGGAGATATCTTCAGCAGCCCCAACAACAGTGGCGCCAATGGTCGAAGGAAACCCCGCGAGTTCGTGCTGATCAGCACGGACCTGTTCAACAGCCGTGCCACCAGTACCCTCGGTCGTACTTATGAACTCAATCCGCGCTATCGGGTGGACCTGGTCAAAAGCACCCAGTTCGATAGCCATGGCTACAAGGGCACGCTAGGAGGGCAGGCCATGATCTCTTACCTGCGCGTTCTGATGGATTTGCGTCCGAATTGA
- a CDS encoding ABC transporter substrate-binding protein, producing MNKIALLGALALSACATLSQAQDSLRIGIEAAYPPFAYKTEDGRLSGFDYDIGNALCAEMHVKCEWVEQSFDGLIPSLKVRKVDAVLSSMSITPDRLKSVDFTKKYYHTPGKLLMKAGSDVSDPLKDLKGKRVGVQRASTYDRYASDKFAAAGIEVVRYGSQNEAFLDLVSGRIDATLADVVNISESFLKTDSGKGFALVGPDFNDPKYFGNGAGIAVRKGDAATAEKFSSAIATLRANGRYQEIQSKYFSYDIYGQ from the coding sequence TTGAACAAGATCGCTCTACTTGGCGCCTTGGCGCTCTCTGCTTGCGCCACGCTCTCCCAGGCACAGGACTCCCTGCGGATAGGGATCGAAGCCGCCTACCCGCCCTTCGCCTACAAGACCGAGGACGGACGTTTAAGCGGCTTCGATTACGACATTGGCAATGCCTTGTGCGCAGAGATGCACGTGAAATGCGAATGGGTCGAACAGTCCTTCGATGGCCTGATTCCCTCGCTCAAGGTTCGAAAGGTGGATGCCGTGTTGTCGTCGATGTCGATCACCCCGGACCGCCTGAAGTCGGTCGATTTCACCAAGAAGTACTACCACACGCCCGGCAAGCTACTGATGAAAGCGGGAAGCGACGTAAGTGACCCACTCAAGGACCTGAAGGGCAAACGAGTCGGGGTGCAGCGCGCATCCACCTATGACCGCTACGCCAGCGACAAATTTGCGGCGGCTGGGATTGAGGTGGTTCGTTACGGCTCGCAGAACGAGGCGTTCCTCGATCTGGTTTCCGGCCGCATCGACGCGACCCTGGCGGACGTGGTGAACATCAGCGAGAGCTTCCTCAAGACCGACAGCGGCAAGGGCTTCGCGCTGGTCGGTCCGGACTTCAACGATCCGAAGTATTTCGGCAATGGCGCAGGCATCGCCGTCCGCAAGGGCGATGCGGCTACCGCCGAGAAGTTCAGCAGTGCAATCGCGACCTTGCGCGCCAACGGCAGGTATCAGGAAATCCAGAGCAAGTACTTCAGCTACGACATCTACGGCCAATAG
- a CDS encoding SDR family oxidoreductase, whose amino-acid sequence MLSLQSMDDGYRALVIGASGALGTAFCELLREDPRCAAVRELGRASTPRIDLEDPPSIARAATELSAEGPYQLILHSAGLLHRSGLQPEKCLAALEADALHAVFQVNALGPALVLRHFLPLLHARGTMALLSAKVGSIGDNRLGGWYAYRASKAALNMLVKTAAIELARNRPQACLFSLHPGTVISKLSEPFRGAVLARPARQAAADLLSLVDRLGPAESGGFYAYDGERLPW is encoded by the coding sequence ATGCTCAGTCTTCAGTCGATGGATGATGGTTACCGTGCCTTGGTCATTGGCGCGAGTGGCGCATTGGGGACCGCCTTCTGCGAGCTACTGCGCGAAGACCCACGCTGCGCCGCTGTGCGCGAGCTGGGGCGCGCAAGCACGCCCAGAATCGATCTGGAAGACCCGCCGAGCATCGCTCGGGCCGCCACCGAGCTTTCAGCCGAGGGGCCGTATCAGTTGATCCTGCATTCAGCCGGCCTGCTGCACCGTTCTGGCTTGCAGCCGGAAAAATGCCTGGCCGCTCTTGAGGCAGATGCCTTGCACGCTGTGTTTCAGGTCAATGCACTCGGGCCGGCTCTGGTACTGCGCCATTTCCTGCCGTTGCTGCATGCAAGGGGCACGATGGCGTTGCTTTCGGCGAAGGTGGGGAGTATCGGCGACAACCGCCTGGGTGGCTGGTACGCCTACCGTGCGTCCAAGGCGGCGTTGAACATGCTGGTGAAGACCGCTGCCATCGAGTTGGCCCGCAACCGACCCCAGGCGTGCCTGTTCAGCCTGCACCCGGGTACGGTGATTTCCAAACTGTCCGAGCCGTTTCGAGGCGCGGTGCTAGCACGTCCGGCGCGACAGGCAGCAGCAGATCTGCTGAGCCTTGTCGATCGCCTTGGACCGGCTGAGAGCGGCGGGTTCTATGCCTACGACGGCGAGCGCCTGCCCTGGTAA
- a CDS encoding chalcone isomerase family protein: MALGWLLERACSTASGLALALLLSTTAALADWRDDLPGVRSVGTGQFKWFGFAVYEARLWSRDVSPTLDQPFALELTYRRELKRDDLVEISLEEMRRLGGKELNPKRLARWEYEMRQAFVDVVPGQSITGLYLPDRGCRFYVDGQLSREVADPDFARAFFAIWLDPRTRNPELRRRLLGLEVATE; encoded by the coding sequence GTGGCACTTGGCTGGCTGCTTGAACGCGCGTGCTCTACGGCGAGTGGCCTGGCCTTGGCGCTATTGCTGAGCACGACAGCGGCGCTGGCGGACTGGCGTGACGACTTGCCAGGGGTGCGTTCTGTCGGCACGGGCCAGTTCAAGTGGTTCGGCTTTGCAGTCTACGAAGCGAGACTCTGGAGCCGCGACGTGAGTCCAACGCTGGACCAGCCCTTCGCCCTGGAGCTGACCTACCGGCGTGAACTCAAGCGTGACGACTTGGTCGAGATCAGCCTGGAGGAAATGCGCAGGCTCGGTGGTAAAGAACTCAACCCAAAGCGCTTGGCACGATGGGAGTATGAAATGCGTCAAGCTTTTGTCGATGTGGTTCCGGGCCAGAGCATCACAGGTTTATACCTGCCAGATCGGGGTTGTCGCTTCTATGTGGATGGGCAGTTGAGTCGAGAGGTGGCAGACCCTGATTTTGCCCGCGCCTTCTTTGCAATCTGGTTGGACCCGCGCACTCGCAACCCCGAGCTGCGACGCCGACTGCTTGGCCTCGAGGTCGCTACCGAATGA
- a CDS encoding cytochrome D1 domain-containing protein, with product MSFVGDTTMNAKRFTSLASGISLAAHLSLALANPTGSVYTANERAASISQVDLDTGVISTVALPISPHNVQVSPDGSLLLVVGISGHAGHSSGEKSSGQLLVFSTTALDRPQFSLPAGNHPAHVVTDSTGLRAFVTDSAANRVRVFDLKQRVELPGIPTGRYPHGLRLSPDGRTLYVANMQSDSVSLIDVTTLKETAQIPVGKGPVQVGFAPDGRLAFVSLSAANQLGIIDTVGRKVIGKVDVGRTPIQMMATVDGRQVYVANQGSGQNPDDRVSIVDPRTRSSIGTVTTGRGAHGVAISTDGAYVFVSNIEAGTVSVIDTNSRTVVGTHKVGAGPNGISYKPPRAQ from the coding sequence ATGTCCTTCGTTGGAGACACCACGATGAACGCTAAGCGGTTTACCTCTCTGGCGTCAGGTATATCCCTTGCAGCACACCTGAGCCTTGCCCTGGCAAACCCGACTGGCAGCGTCTACACCGCCAACGAGCGGGCGGCGTCCATAAGCCAGGTAGACCTCGATACAGGCGTGATCAGCACAGTCGCCTTACCCATCTCCCCGCATAATGTCCAGGTTTCTCCCGACGGCAGCTTGCTTTTGGTGGTTGGGATATCCGGACATGCCGGACATTCGAGTGGTGAAAAGTCCAGTGGGCAGTTGTTGGTATTCAGTACCACCGCGCTGGATAGACCGCAGTTCAGTCTGCCGGCTGGCAATCACCCGGCTCATGTGGTCACCGACTCTACTGGGCTGCGCGCCTTTGTTACCGATTCCGCCGCCAACCGGGTGCGGGTCTTCGACCTGAAACAGCGGGTCGAACTACCTGGCATTCCGACTGGGCGCTATCCCCATGGGCTGCGCTTGAGCCCAGATGGTCGAACGCTCTACGTCGCCAATATGCAGAGCGATAGCGTATCGCTTATCGACGTCACCACGCTCAAGGAGACTGCGCAAATTCCAGTGGGTAAAGGTCCTGTCCAGGTGGGCTTTGCCCCTGACGGCCGCCTGGCGTTCGTGTCGCTCAGTGCCGCGAATCAGCTTGGCATCATCGACACAGTCGGGCGCAAGGTGATCGGAAAGGTTGATGTGGGCCGTACGCCGATACAGATGATGGCCACCGTTGATGGCCGCCAGGTCTATGTCGCGAACCAGGGCAGTGGCCAGAACCCGGACGATCGAGTCTCCATCGTCGATCCCCGAACACGCAGCAGCATTGGCACCGTGACCACCGGCCGGGGCGCCCATGGTGTGGCGATCAGCACAGATGGCGCTTATGTGTTTGTCAGCAATATCGAAGCGGGCACCGTATCCGTAATTGATACGAACAGCCGCACGGTCGTTGGCACACACAAGGTCGGCGCTGGCCCAAACGGGATTAGCTACAAGCCGCCGAGAGCCCAATAG
- a CDS encoding MurR/RpiR family transcriptional regulator encodes MTRAPRDLSVYTSPVMRKLASASPDLQPSLRKVADFILRHPLKAATLTIEELAQETSTSAAAVNRLARALKLSGYSALKAALVSTLQDLVSPVDKLRQEMAQRPDGSFGLHEQMQAAEGNLRAAVSSNSPAAFDAFVDRLNKARRIFILGFGNSAYMAGLAAANLMPYCPDATAISMEGGNENAAYRLASITQHDVLLAISLPRYSLDTIQLARFANERGASVLAITDSPASPLVQLAEHVLFAPAEHPVLISSNAAVLAVVESLVAAVMTRNKEAVKLAAELTESVMSYLHVPRDQARKPSKSRS; translated from the coding sequence ATGACCCGAGCGCCGCGAGACCTGTCTGTCTATACCTCACCCGTCATGCGCAAGCTGGCGTCGGCCTCACCCGATCTGCAGCCCTCGCTGCGAAAAGTCGCCGACTTCATCCTGCGTCATCCGCTCAAGGCCGCAACCCTCACGATTGAGGAGCTTGCGCAGGAAACGTCGACTTCGGCCGCAGCAGTCAATCGATTGGCTCGCGCCTTGAAGCTCAGTGGCTACAGCGCGCTCAAAGCAGCCTTGGTCAGCACACTGCAAGACCTTGTATCGCCGGTGGATAAGCTGCGCCAGGAAATGGCCCAGCGCCCCGACGGTTCCTTCGGCCTGCATGAGCAGATGCAGGCTGCGGAAGGCAACCTGCGTGCGGCCGTCAGTAGCAACAGCCCGGCGGCCTTCGACGCCTTCGTCGATCGCCTCAACAAGGCACGCCGCATTTTCATCCTGGGTTTTGGCAATAGTGCGTACATGGCTGGCCTGGCTGCAGCCAATCTGATGCCCTACTGCCCAGACGCAACAGCCATCAGCATGGAGGGTGGTAACGAGAATGCCGCCTATAGACTGGCATCAATTACCCAGCACGACGTCTTGTTGGCGATCTCCCTCCCCCGCTACTCCCTCGATACCATCCAACTTGCGCGCTTCGCCAACGAGCGTGGGGCCAGTGTATTAGCCATCACAGACTCTCCGGCCTCCCCACTGGTGCAACTCGCCGAGCACGTACTGTTCGCACCTGCCGAACACCCCGTTCTGATCAGCTCGAACGCGGCCGTGCTGGCTGTTGTCGAGAGCCTGGTCGCCGCCGTGATGACACGCAACAAAGAAGCCGTAAAGCTGGCGGCTGAACTTACCGAAAGCGTCATGTCATACCTGCACGTCCCCAGAGATCAGGCGCGCAAACCCTCAAAAAGTCGCAGCTGA
- a CDS encoding MmgE/PrpD family protein: MSLYSFVRDFGFSQAPSHTRDLLQTCLLDILGIAAGARDNDTSQALKRYALNHYPAGALASRLLFDGRPVHPLGAAWAGGFSVDSLDAHEGHFTSKGHAGATVVPALLALADAYREQGRSISGEELLSALCIGYETALRAGVALMATAPDYHASGAFSGIGVVCGGVRLLGLDEQRFRHALGIAEYFGPRCPMMRLVDNPSMLRDAHGAGAFAGINALLLAEAGVTGAPAETVETMTVAAHWHDLGERWEIDAQYFKPWPVCRWAQPALTAMTALMAEHPQIRGEDIELIQVQTFHESMRLQGHTPANADEAQYALAFPLAALVVRGQVGPLEVTGESIHAPDILAVSQRIEIVESDELSARFPNEILSRVLVWLKDGQAFTSPITAAKGDPATAMSHAEFREKFDLLAGITLGDGQRRAIEQAIAALPGSSSCEPLFALLFDAAR, translated from the coding sequence ATGTCGCTCTATTCGTTCGTCCGTGATTTCGGCTTCAGCCAGGCTCCGTCCCATACCCGCGACCTGTTGCAGACCTGTTTGCTGGATATCCTCGGAATCGCCGCTGGTGCGCGTGACAACGACACCAGCCAGGCCCTCAAACGCTATGCGCTGAACCATTACCCGGCAGGCGCCCTGGCCAGCCGCCTGCTGTTCGACGGCCGCCCGGTGCATCCCCTGGGGGCGGCCTGGGCGGGGGGCTTCAGCGTCGACAGCCTGGATGCCCATGAAGGCCACTTCACCTCCAAGGGACATGCAGGCGCCACCGTGGTGCCGGCGCTGCTGGCGCTGGCTGACGCTTACCGCGAGCAGGGCCGTTCGATCAGTGGCGAGGAGTTGCTGAGTGCCCTGTGCATCGGCTACGAAACCGCACTGCGTGCCGGTGTCGCATTGATGGCGACGGCCCCCGATTACCACGCTTCGGGTGCCTTTTCCGGTATCGGCGTCGTATGTGGTGGTGTCCGCCTGCTCGGTCTGGATGAACAGCGCTTCCGCCATGCCCTGGGCATCGCCGAGTACTTCGGCCCGCGCTGCCCGATGATGCGCCTGGTCGACAACCCCTCGATGCTCCGCGATGCACACGGTGCCGGGGCCTTTGCCGGAATCAACGCGCTCCTGCTGGCCGAGGCTGGCGTCACGGGCGCACCGGCCGAGACCGTGGAAACCATGACGGTAGCAGCCCACTGGCATGACCTCGGGGAGCGCTGGGAGATCGACGCCCAGTACTTCAAACCCTGGCCGGTTTGCCGCTGGGCCCAGCCGGCGCTCACGGCCATGACCGCGCTGATGGCCGAGCACCCGCAGATCCGGGGCGAAGACATCGAGCTGATCCAGGTGCAGACCTTCCATGAATCCATGCGCCTGCAGGGGCATACGCCGGCCAACGCCGACGAGGCTCAGTACGCACTGGCCTTCCCATTGGCGGCCCTGGTGGTGCGCGGTCAGGTAGGGCCCCTGGAGGTGACGGGGGAGTCCATCCATGCACCCGATATCCTCGCGGTCAGCCAGCGGATCGAAATCGTCGAGAGCGACGAACTCTCCGCGCGCTTCCCCAACGAAATCCTGTCCCGAGTGCTGGTCTGGCTCAAGGATGGCCAGGCGTTCACGAGCCCGATCACCGCCGCCAAGGGCGACCCTGCAACGGCCATGAGCCACGCGGAATTCCGCGAGAAATTCGATCTGCTCGCAGGAATCACCCTGGGCGACGGGCAGCGGCGGGCCATCGAACAGGCTATTGCGGCATTGCCGGGCAGCTCCAGCTGCGAACCGCTGTTTGCGCTGCTATTCGACGCCGCGAGGTAG
- a CDS encoding GlxA family transcriptional regulator: protein MRTSFESVLKSKNLVHLDRASRAGLTTPVRRVSFILREHFSMMAFTGAVDALVTANLMSSTPLFEVQVVGGEGNLVVSDLGIAISTDCGLAELDEKHQDIVVVCGGFRVRLESEPMLRTKLRHADSAGAVLGGLWNGTYFLAEAGLLDGYDCAFHPDGRAMMSEVFPKVRVTSHSHVLDRKRISCAGANSSLGMMLEVVGHSAGQELLNAVEEVLGCDKMRDMVDVSVVSIDFDPTLPRTLKLALELMHSNIEDPIGIDEIARYARISRRHLERLFRRYVKATPPRYYLELRLTHARQLLQHTNKSLIEIAVASGFATLPHFHRCFREKFDIAPGQFRSRTRFRVG from the coding sequence ATGAGAACGTCATTCGAAAGTGTCTTGAAGAGCAAGAACCTTGTGCATCTGGACAGGGCCAGTCGTGCCGGGCTCACAACCCCGGTGCGGCGCGTATCCTTCATCCTGCGCGAGCACTTCTCGATGATGGCGTTCACCGGCGCGGTGGATGCCCTGGTCACGGCCAACCTGATGAGTTCGACGCCGCTGTTCGAGGTCCAGGTGGTGGGCGGTGAGGGCAACCTGGTGGTGAGTGATCTGGGAATCGCCATTTCCACCGATTGCGGCCTGGCCGAACTGGACGAGAAGCACCAGGACATCGTCGTCGTGTGCGGCGGATTCCGCGTCCGCCTGGAGAGCGAACCCATGCTGCGGACGAAGCTGCGCCACGCCGATTCGGCCGGGGCGGTGCTTGGCGGCCTGTGGAACGGCACCTACTTCCTCGCGGAAGCCGGCCTGCTGGATGGCTACGATTGCGCCTTTCATCCGGATGGTCGGGCGATGATGTCCGAAGTCTTCCCCAAGGTGCGGGTGACCAGCCACTCCCATGTGCTCGACCGCAAGCGGATCAGTTGCGCCGGCGCCAACAGCTCGCTGGGCATGATGCTGGAAGTGGTGGGGCACAGCGCCGGCCAGGAGCTGCTGAACGCCGTGGAAGAAGTGCTGGGCTGCGACAAGATGCGGGACATGGTCGACGTATCGGTGGTCTCCATCGACTTCGATCCGACCTTGCCGCGCACCCTCAAGCTCGCCCTGGAACTGATGCACAGCAATATCGAAGACCCCATCGGGATCGATGAGATCGCGCGTTACGCGCGAATCTCCCGGCGGCACCTCGAACGTCTGTTCAGGCGCTACGTAAAGGCGACCCCGCCGCGCTATTACCTGGAGCTGCGCCTGACCCATGCGCGCCAGCTGCTGCAGCACACCAACAAGTCCCTGATCGAGATCGCCGTCGCCAGCGGCTTCGCCACGCTGCCGCATTTCCATCGCTGCTTCCGCGAGAAGTTCGACATTGCCCCCGGACAATTCCGGAGTCGTACCCGGTTCAGGGTCGGATAG
- a CDS encoding methyltransferase family protein — MNHGESAYGLWSLVFINSAIFIMFAFSFFKPATARDWRSFGAFSAFIVALFVEMYGFPLTIYLLSGWLQSKFPNLDLLSHDSGHLWSTLLGDKGNPHFSALHIASYVFLGFGFYLLSAAWSVLYHAQRRHTLATDGPYAWIRHPQYVAFVLILLGFLLQWPTLLTLAMFPVLLVMYGHLAITEERDMRKEFGTAYDEYVRATPRFIPRFRDRFSAGQGS; from the coding sequence ATGAACCATGGTGAATCCGCATATGGTCTCTGGTCGCTGGTTTTCATCAATTCAGCGATCTTCATCATGTTTGCATTCAGTTTCTTCAAACCCGCGACGGCCAGAGACTGGAGGAGCTTCGGCGCATTTTCTGCGTTCATCGTCGCCCTGTTCGTGGAGATGTATGGCTTCCCTCTGACGATTTATCTGTTGTCAGGCTGGTTGCAGTCCAAGTTCCCCAACCTCGATCTGCTTTCCCACGACTCTGGGCATCTGTGGTCGACGTTGTTGGGTGATAAGGGCAATCCTCATTTCAGTGCGCTGCACATCGCCAGCTACGTGTTCCTGGGCTTCGGCTTCTATCTGCTCTCGGCCGCTTGGAGCGTGCTGTACCACGCTCAACGCCGACACACACTCGCCACAGATGGGCCCTATGCCTGGATCCGGCATCCTCAGTATGTAGCCTTTGTGTTGATCCTCCTGGGCTTTCTGCTTCAGTGGCCCACCCTTCTGACTTTGGCTATGTTCCCTGTTTTGCTGGTGATGTACGGGCACTTGGCGATTACCGAAGAGAGGGATATGCGCAAGGAGTTCGGCACTGCCTACGACGAATATGTCCGTGCTACACCCAGATTCATTCCGCGCTTTCGAGATAGGTTCAGTGCGGGTCAGGGCAGCTGA
- a CDS encoding cytochrome c biogenesis CcdA family protein has product MSLSDIGILSAFAAGMISFLSPCVLPLVPGYMSFIAGRSVDELQVLESRRERLAVIGMSLSFVLGFSTIFIALGASATAISRLLIAYRQETNLVGGIIVIAFGLFITGLINPRWLNMDVRFVHQLKSSGGPLAAYVLGIAFAFGWTPCIGPILGSILTLSAATGSTGASGVALLSIYSLGLGLPFLLTAWFTNHFLAHMKRLRRWSRVIHIGAGVILIVMGVAMVTGQLTDFAWWLLEVFPILGRIG; this is encoded by the coding sequence ATGAGTCTTAGTGACATCGGTATCCTGAGCGCGTTTGCCGCGGGAATGATCTCGTTCCTCTCGCCCTGCGTGCTGCCCTTGGTACCCGGCTATATGTCCTTCATCGCCGGTCGCTCGGTGGACGAACTGCAGGTCCTGGAAAGCCGCCGGGAGCGGCTCGCGGTGATCGGTATGAGCCTGAGCTTCGTGCTGGGCTTTTCCACCATCTTCATTGCCCTTGGAGCCAGCGCCACCGCCATTAGCCGGCTGCTGATCGCCTATCGGCAGGAGACCAACCTGGTTGGTGGCATCATCGTGATCGCCTTTGGCTTGTTCATCACCGGCCTGATCAACCCGCGCTGGCTCAATATGGACGTGCGCTTCGTCCACCAGCTCAAGTCCAGCGGAGGACCGCTGGCCGCCTATGTATTGGGAATCGCTTTCGCCTTCGGCTGGACGCCTTGTATCGGCCCGATCCTGGGCAGCATCCTGACGCTGAGTGCCGCCACCGGCAGTACCGGCGCCAGTGGCGTTGCGCTGCTGTCTATTTACTCGCTCGGCCTGGGGCTCCCATTCCTGCTGACGGCCTGGTTCACCAATCACTTCCTTGCCCATATGAAACGCCTTCGCCGTTGGAGTCGGGTCATTCACATAGGGGCCGGCGTCATCCTGATAGTCATGGGGGTGGCCATGGTCACGGGCCAGTTGACCGACTTCGCCTGGTGGTTGCTGGAGGTGTTTCCCATCCTCGGCAGGATCGGCTAG
- a CDS encoding TlpA family protein disulfide reductase, which translates to MTCAFHRSTHLASGGTGLSWYLRTCWLLLYILLSLVGAHLAFGAEPAAETGTRAGLIVWPEPRPVEDVRFVDGEGKPRSLADFRGKVVLLNLWATWCVPCRQEMPTLDRLQAKLGGNDFQVVALSLDQGGLQVVRDFYREIGIQHLKIYLDEPMQAIQSIGAFGLPVTLLLDREGREIGRKAGAAEWDSPQVIEYVQEVMAATSRK; encoded by the coding sequence ATGACCTGCGCTTTTCACCGCTCCACGCACCTGGCCTCCGGTGGCACTGGGCTGTCCTGGTATCTCCGGACCTGCTGGCTGCTGCTGTACATACTTCTGTCTTTGGTCGGGGCTCACCTCGCGTTCGGCGCCGAGCCAGCTGCTGAAACCGGCACTCGGGCCGGGTTGATCGTCTGGCCCGAACCCCGACCGGTGGAGGATGTCCGTTTCGTCGATGGTGAGGGGAAGCCGCGCAGCCTGGCCGACTTCCGGGGCAAGGTGGTTCTGCTCAACCTCTGGGCCACCTGGTGCGTCCCTTGCCGTCAGGAAATGCCGACCTTGGATCGCTTACAGGCGAAGCTCGGTGGCAACGACTTCCAGGTGGTGGCACTCTCGCTCGATCAAGGTGGACTGCAGGTAGTGCGGGACTTCTACCGGGAGATTGGTATCCAGCACCTCAAGATCTACCTCGATGAGCCCATGCAAGCCATCCAGAGCATCGGCGCCTTCGGCTTGCCGGTCACCCTATTGCTGGACCGCGAGGGGCGGGAAATTGGCCGCAAAGCCGGTGCGGCCGAGTGGGACAGTCCGCAAGTCATTGAGTATGTGCAGGAAGTGATGGCTGCTACATCGAGGAAATAG